From Daucus carota subsp. sativus chromosome 6, DH1 v3.0, whole genome shotgun sequence, the proteins below share one genomic window:
- the LOC108224648 gene encoding uncharacterized protein LOC108224648 isoform X1: MAENSSKKRKLPDDLDLFDKPKQQEKRVRFPKGKKVKPEDQVPVVQLPAEEEKDVEPETEAQIAARERALRRKMNIPADEDTDMLHDISVAEVRYQDNDTFVDDGVNIEPFNLEKENKEGFFDETGNYVEYVNEKQIKDAWLDNVDDTHIDPKLAGKRIETADEEESFELSSKEIGTMKRRMADVLLPGETVLQALRRLKGSSTSKKEKMSAETKVIFDQLTEDAMRLMENGDYNVYDENKEVFQREAEGYEKLAQLRGEGTSVNSEQVDDELDMFAEDDEKANANPASGEGDLVSGSNSNGNNQPSESASLQSDYVYDESSGYYYSSSTGYYYDPSSGLYCSASGQWYTYNEGTMAWEEVQGGESTLNQ, encoded by the exons ATGGCGGAAAATTCATCGAAAAAACGCAAGCTCCCCGACGATCTTGATCTTTTCGACAAACCCAAACAACA GGAAAAACGGGTGAGATTTCCAAAAGGGAAGAAGGTGAAGCCAGAGGATCAAGTGCCAGTTGTTCAACTACCAGCTGAGGAGGAGAAGGATGTCGAGCCCGAGACAGAAGCTCAAATTGCTGCTAGAGAGCGTGCTTTGCGTCGTAAAATGAACATTCCTGCTGATGAGGACACCGATATGTTGCATGACATATCAGTTGCTGAAGTTCGTTACCAG GATAATGACACTTTTGTTGATGATGGGGTTAACATAGAGCCTTTTAATCTTGAGAAAGAGAACAAAGAAGGCTTTTTTGATGAGACTGGAAATTATGTTGAGTACGTCAATGAGAAACAGATCAAG GATGCATGGCTTGATAATGTTGATGATACTCATATTGATCCGAAATTGGCTGGTAAAAGAATAGAAACAGCTGACGAGGAAGAGAGCTTTGAACTTTCATCTAAAGAAATTGGAACAATGAAGAGACGGATGGCAGATGTTCTTCTACCTGGTGAAACT GTTTTGCAAGCTCTGAGAAGACTGAAAGGAAGTTCCACTAGCAAGAAGGAAAAGATGTCTGCAGAAACAAAAGTAATTTTTGATCAGTTAACGGAAGATGCCATGAGGCTTATGGAAAATGGCGATTACA ATGTGTATGATGAAAATAAGGAGGTTTTCCAAAGAGAGGCAG AAGGATACGAAAAGTTAGCACAATTAAGAGGTGAAGGTACATCAGTGAATTCGGAACAGGTTGATGATGAACTTGATATGTTTGCTGAAGATGATGAAAAGGCTAATGCTAACCCTGCCTCTGGCGAGGGTGATTTGGTTTCTGGCTCTAATAGTAATGGCAACAATCAACCTTCTGAAA GTGCTTCCTTGCAAAGTGATTATGTTTATGATGAATCTTCTGG GTACTACTATAGCAGCAGTACAGGTTACTACTATGACCCATCTTCAGGATTGTACTGTTCAGCTTCTGGACAATG GTATACATATAATGAGGGAACAATGGCGTGGGAAGAAGTGCAGGGAGGTGAATCCACGTTGAATCAATAG
- the LOC108224648 gene encoding uncharacterized protein LOC108224648 isoform X2 translates to MAENSSKKRKLPDDLDLFDKPKQQEKRVRFPKGKKVKPEDQVPVVQLPAEEEKDVEPETEAQIAARERALRRKMNIPADEDTDMLHDISVAEVRYQDNDTFVDDGVNIEPFNLEKENKEGFFDETGNYVEYVNEKQIKDAWLDNVDDTHIDPKLAGKRIETADEEESFELSSKEIGTMKRRMADVLLPGETVLQALRRLKGSSTSKKEKMSAETKVIFDQLTEDAMRLMENGDYNVYDENKEVFQREAEGYEKLAQLRGEGTSVNSEQVDDELDMFAEDDEKANANPASGEGDLVSGSNSNGNNQPSESTTIAAVQVTTMTHLQDCTVQLLDNGIHIMREQWRGKKCREVNPR, encoded by the exons ATGGCGGAAAATTCATCGAAAAAACGCAAGCTCCCCGACGATCTTGATCTTTTCGACAAACCCAAACAACA GGAAAAACGGGTGAGATTTCCAAAAGGGAAGAAGGTGAAGCCAGAGGATCAAGTGCCAGTTGTTCAACTACCAGCTGAGGAGGAGAAGGATGTCGAGCCCGAGACAGAAGCTCAAATTGCTGCTAGAGAGCGTGCTTTGCGTCGTAAAATGAACATTCCTGCTGATGAGGACACCGATATGTTGCATGACATATCAGTTGCTGAAGTTCGTTACCAG GATAATGACACTTTTGTTGATGATGGGGTTAACATAGAGCCTTTTAATCTTGAGAAAGAGAACAAAGAAGGCTTTTTTGATGAGACTGGAAATTATGTTGAGTACGTCAATGAGAAACAGATCAAG GATGCATGGCTTGATAATGTTGATGATACTCATATTGATCCGAAATTGGCTGGTAAAAGAATAGAAACAGCTGACGAGGAAGAGAGCTTTGAACTTTCATCTAAAGAAATTGGAACAATGAAGAGACGGATGGCAGATGTTCTTCTACCTGGTGAAACT GTTTTGCAAGCTCTGAGAAGACTGAAAGGAAGTTCCACTAGCAAGAAGGAAAAGATGTCTGCAGAAACAAAAGTAATTTTTGATCAGTTAACGGAAGATGCCATGAGGCTTATGGAAAATGGCGATTACA ATGTGTATGATGAAAATAAGGAGGTTTTCCAAAGAGAGGCAG AAGGATACGAAAAGTTAGCACAATTAAGAGGTGAAGGTACATCAGTGAATTCGGAACAGGTTGATGATGAACTTGATATGTTTGCTGAAGATGATGAAAAGGCTAATGCTAACCCTGCCTCTGGCGAGGGTGATTTGGTTTCTGGCTCTAATAGTAATGGCAACAATCAACCTTCTGAAA GTACTACTATAGCAGCAGTACAGGTTACTACTATGACCCATCTTCAGGATTGTACTGTTCAGCTTCTGGACAATG GTATACATATAATGAGGGAACAATGGCGTGGGAAGAAGTGCAGGGAGGTGAATCCACGTTGA